ATACTTGCCCTATACATCGCCCTCTCAACCTGACCTATCCAAACCCACACTCCTTCATTCACCCTGGTCCCTATCCTCATACTAGCCTTCTCCGCTTGCGAAGCAGGCATAGGCCTAGCCATACTAGTAGCGTCTACTCGAACCCACGGCTCCGACCACCTCCACAACCTCAACCTTCTACAATGCTAAAAATTATTATCCCAACAATCATACTCCTCCCCATAACCCTCCTCTCACCCCCCAACTTCCTATGAACAAACACTACCGCCTACAGCCTCCTAATTGCCGCCATCAGCCTGCAATGGCTCCACCCGACATACTTCCCCCATAAAAACCTCTCCGTATGGGCAGGCATTGACCAAATTTCAGCCCCCCTTCTAGTTCTATCCTGCTGACTACTTCCTCTCATACTCATAGCCAGCCAAAACCACCTACAACAAGAACCCCTAACACGAAAACGCATCTTTATCGCCACTCTAATCACAA
The sequence above is drawn from the Pterocnemia pennata mitochondrion, complete genome genome and encodes:
- the ND4L gene encoding NADH dehydrogenase subunit 4L, coding for MSLLHLSFYSAFALSSLGLAFHRTHFISALLCLEGMMLALYIALSTWPIQTHTPSFTLVPILMLAFSACEAGMGLAMLVASTRTHGSDHLHNLNLLQC